The genomic DNA CATCCCGAGCTGCGCACCGAACTTGGCGCCGGCGATTTCGAGAGCGGATGCGGAAACGATGGAAACGATGAGGGCAAAATAAGCGAGGGACAAACGGCGCGCTCGATACGGATTCCTGAAACGATCAGGTCACCATACAAGCGAGCGGGTGGTTTTCAAACAGAGGCCTACGCCGTGATCAGCGCGTGGCCTTAACCGCTCGACCGAAGACGCGGGTGGCGCGTGCGGCGGCAAGGGCAAAGCGGGCCCCTGAACCGAAGAGGTAACCGCCCTGGAGGGCGATAGCCGCGAAGGCCGCAGCCTTCATGCCTTCAAGGAAGCCAAGGCTGGTCATCATGCTGACCGGCAGCATGGTGAGCACCAGCGCAAATGTGATCGGCAGGAGCACGAACACGCGAAAGCGCTGGCCCAGCACGGCACCTGTGAGAAAGCTGAAAATCAAAAAGGCGGTCATCCGAAACACTCCCCCGTGCTTCGGACCCTAGGTTCCCGACCTTAAAAAGACCCTTAAGTTGTATGGCTAAATTTGGCCTATTGGCCGCAATTTGCCAGCAGCGAATGGTAGGCTTCGCGCAAGCCGTTCAATGCCACCATACCCTTGATCTCGCTGTCGCTTTCCTTGACCACCACCGACAATGAGGCCGTGGTCTGCCACTTCCCCGCGGCAAAGGCCGAGACCTCGTCGGGCAACAGCACCGCGGCACCCGCGGCCGCCATGCTGCCCTCGAAGCTCAAGGTGCCGCCGCCGCTCGCCGCAAGGGTCACCTTGGGGCGGCTCCTAGGCGGGAAGGGCCGGATCAAGGCCACCAGCACGTCGATCTTGCCCTTCGGGGCGCAGCGGACGATCAGGCCGGCGAAGTCCGGGTCCGATTGGGTCGTGTCCGCGGTCTTCATGATCGCGGCGAAGCTCTCGCCGTCCTTGGCCCCTTGCGTCCGGGTGAATTTCCAAACGGACGTGGACACAGACCCGGCAACCGCGACCACGGCCGCACCGCGACACCACCCCCCGGCGCTGCCAGGGCAAGCGACGGCGGGGCCCCATCCGCGATCGGCGGCGCCAAGGAGGGAGCCCGCCAATAGCGGGATCAGAAGGAGGCCAGACACGGGGAGTTCCTATCCTTAACAGCCCAGACTTAGCAGACGGCCGAGAGGTCAAGAAGCCCTGCGCTCGACACACCGCCCCCACGGCTGGGGCGATCTGCTCACCAACCGGGCACACGAAATACAACAAATGGTCACAAAGGGTTAAACTAAGCCCCAAAGAGTGGCCCACACGCAACAGTGGCCGACCGATTGCTCCGTTAACTACCGGGAACACTTGTCGCACCACCCCCTAGGCCGTACCAATTTACGTCAATTGGGGACCCTCGGGCGCGATTCATGTCATCTATTGCCAAGACCTATATTGCCAAGACCTATGTGTTGAAGCCGGCGTTTCTGGCGATCGCTTTGGCGCTGGGGGCCTGCTCGACCAATCCGGGGTCGGGACCGCTCACCGACGACGTCAACAACAAGATCCAGACCGAAAACGCACCCGCCTACGAGCTGGTGCCGCTCAATCCGGCCACCGTAAAAATCCTGCACACCCACGAGCCCAAGGGCCTCGCCGGCGTCTTCACCGACCGCCGCCCGCCGGCCAGCATCGTGTTCGGCATCGGCGACGTCGTGAGCGTCACCATCTTCGAAGCCGCGGCAGGCGGTCTGTTCATCCCGGCCGAAGCCGGCGTCCGTCCGGGTAACTATGTGACGATCCCGGATCAGTCGGTCGACAATGACGGCTTCATCACCGTGCCCTATGCCGGCCAAATCAAGGCCGCGGGCCGCACGGCGGTCGAGATTCAGCGCTCGATCATCGAAAAGATCGGCAACCGCGCCATCGAGCCGCAGGCGATCGTGGCGATGTCCTCGCAGCGTACCCAGCTGATCAGCGTGCTCGGCGAGGTCAATTCGCCGGCGCGTTATCCGGCGAGCGCGGCGGGTGCGAAGGATCGCGTGCTCGATGCGATCACCCGCGCCGGCGGCATCAAGGGCCAGGGTTTCGAGACCTGGGTCATGCTTGAGCGCGGCGGACGGCGGGCCACCGTGCCGTTCGAAAATCTCGTGATGGCGCCCGAGAACAACGTCTATGTGAGGCCTGACGATAGCATCTACGTCTATCGCGAGCAGCAGAAGTTCCTGGCGTTCGGCGCCAGCGGCCAGAGCGGCGAGTTCAACTTCGATGCCTGGCGCATCAACCTCGGCGAAGCGGTCGGCAAGGCCGGCGGTCTCCTGGACGGCCAGGCCGATCCGGCTGCCGTGTATCTTTATCGCCGCGAGCCGCGCGAGGTTGCGGCCCAGCTCGGCATCGACGTGAGCAAGTACACCTCGGAGACGATCCCGGTCATCTTCAACGTGAACCTTCGCGATCCCGGTGGCTTCTTCCTGACCACCAAGGTCATGATGAAGAACGGCGACGTGATCTACGTCTCGAACTCGCGCAACGTCGAAGTTACGAAATTCCTGCAGTTCCTGCGCGTGATCATGGCCACCGGCTCGGATGCGGTGAATCTATCCAACGACGCCCTGATCTTCCGCAACAACGTCAAGCTGGCGCCGTAAAGGCCGACTTGATCGACCAAATACGATGGCACCGGGGCTTTGTCCCGGTGCCATTTTCGTTTAGCGATCCAATCGCTATTGTCGCCAGGCCGGCGGGAAGCTTCGGATTAAGGCGTCACCGTGCAGGACGCGCCAGCCATTCATCTCCCAAGGGGCTTCATGCGCTTTCGAAGATTTTGCCGTCCTCTGGCTCTCGTCCCGCTCGCCTT from Bradyrhizobium sp. CCBAU 53351 includes the following:
- a CDS encoding polysaccharide biosynthesis/export family protein, translated to MSSIAKTYIAKTYVLKPAFLAIALALGACSTNPGSGPLTDDVNNKIQTENAPAYELVPLNPATVKILHTHEPKGLAGVFTDRRPPASIVFGIGDVVSVTIFEAAAGGLFIPAEAGVRPGNYVTIPDQSVDNDGFITVPYAGQIKAAGRTAVEIQRSIIEKIGNRAIEPQAIVAMSSQRTQLISVLGEVNSPARYPASAAGAKDRVLDAITRAGGIKGQGFETWVMLERGGRRATVPFENLVMAPENNVYVRPDDSIYVYREQQKFLAFGASGQSGEFNFDAWRINLGEAVGKAGGLLDGQADPAAVYLYRREPREVAAQLGIDVSKYTSETIPVIFNVNLRDPGGFFLTTKVMMKNGDVIYVSNSRNVEVTKFLQFLRVIMATGSDAVNLSNDALIFRNNVKLAP